One window of Stenotrophomonas indicatrix genomic DNA carries:
- a CDS encoding Maf family nucleotide pyrophosphatase, with amino-acid sequence MLYLASRSPRRNQLLARLGRPFQALDLEVVEQRAASESAQDYVCRVAADKARAGLARVLADDPQARVLGSDTEVVLDGDVFGKPADAADARAMLARLAGRTHQVMTAVVVVDAQGLDSELVVSEVTFAAIDAADIAAYVATGEPLDKAGAYAIQGGAERWIEHLSGSYSGVMGLPLLHTDRLLARCGVLAPTADAAREAADV; translated from the coding sequence ATGCTCTATCTTGCTTCCCGCTCCCCCCGACGCAACCAACTGCTGGCCCGACTCGGACGCCCTTTCCAGGCCTTGGACCTGGAGGTCGTCGAGCAGCGCGCGGCTTCCGAAAGTGCCCAGGACTATGTCTGCCGGGTCGCCGCCGACAAGGCGCGCGCCGGCCTGGCACGGGTGCTGGCCGATGACCCGCAGGCGCGGGTGCTGGGCTCGGATACCGAAGTGGTGCTCGATGGCGACGTGTTCGGCAAGCCGGCCGACGCCGCCGACGCGCGGGCGATGCTGGCGCGGCTGGCCGGGCGCACCCATCAGGTGATGACCGCCGTGGTGGTGGTGGACGCGCAGGGGCTGGACAGCGAGCTGGTCGTTTCCGAGGTCACCTTCGCCGCGATCGATGCGGCCGACATTGCCGCCTACGTCGCCACCGGCGAGCCGCTGGACAAGGCCGGTGCCTATGCCATCCAGGGCGGCGCCGAGCGCTGGATCGAACACCTTTCCGGCAGCTACTCCGGTGTCATGGGGCTGCCGTTGCTGCATACCGATCGTCTGCTGGCACGCTGCGGCGTGCTGGCCCCAACTGCTGATGCCGCCAGGGAGGCTGCCGATGTCTGA
- the rng gene encoding ribonuclease G: MSEEILVNVTPRETRVAVIENGMLQELHIERGWRRGVVGNIYKGKVQRVMPGMQAAFVEVGLERAAFLHANDVVRPAPVASADTENTTLPPPSSVPIVELLRDGQDIVVQVVKDPIGTKGARLTTQISIPSRYMVLLPQSKVVGVSARIEDEGERARLKALVTELSAQHGGYGYIVRTNAEGQPAEAIAEDIAYLSRVWNVVERRGREAASCSNIYEDLSLPLRSVRDLIRKDVDKVKVDSKETFAQLQAFVAKYMPVLAEKIELYSGDRPIFDMFGVEDEIGRALDKQVPLKSGGYLVIDQTEAMTTIDVNTGSFLGQRNLEETVFRTNLEAAQAVARQLRLRNLGGIIIIDFIDMDDAEHRRQVLRTLEKALARDHAKTTVYDFSPLGLVEMTRKRTVESLERQLSETCPQCSGRGTIKTTETVTYEIFREITRAVRQFDAARLLVIASSKVVARITDEESTAVAELEEFLGKSIRFQADEQYLQEQFDVVLL; encoded by the coding sequence ATGTCTGAGGAAATCCTGGTCAATGTGACCCCGCGCGAAACCCGGGTCGCGGTGATCGAGAACGGCATGCTGCAGGAACTGCACATCGAGCGCGGTTGGCGCCGGGGTGTGGTCGGCAACATCTACAAGGGCAAGGTGCAGCGGGTCATGCCGGGCATGCAGGCGGCATTCGTCGAAGTGGGGCTGGAGCGCGCCGCGTTCCTGCACGCCAACGACGTGGTGCGGCCGGCACCGGTGGCCAGTGCCGACACCGAGAATACGACCCTGCCGCCGCCGTCCAGCGTGCCGATCGTGGAGCTGCTGCGCGACGGCCAGGACATCGTGGTGCAGGTGGTGAAAGATCCGATCGGGACCAAGGGCGCACGCCTGACCACCCAGATCAGCATCCCCTCGCGCTACATGGTGCTGCTGCCGCAATCGAAGGTGGTGGGCGTGTCGGCGCGCATCGAGGACGAAGGCGAGCGCGCGCGGCTGAAGGCGCTGGTGACCGAACTGTCGGCCCAGCACGGCGGCTACGGCTACATCGTGCGCACCAATGCCGAGGGCCAGCCGGCCGAGGCCATCGCCGAAGACATCGCCTACCTGTCCCGTGTGTGGAACGTGGTCGAGCGCCGCGGCCGTGAGGCGGCGTCGTGCAGCAACATCTACGAAGACCTGAGCCTGCCACTGCGTTCGGTGCGCGACCTGATCCGCAAGGACGTGGACAAGGTGAAGGTGGACTCGAAGGAGACCTTCGCCCAGCTGCAGGCCTTCGTGGCCAAGTACATGCCGGTGCTGGCAGAGAAGATCGAGCTGTACAGCGGCGATCGCCCGATCTTCGACATGTTCGGGGTCGAGGACGAGATCGGCCGTGCGCTGGACAAACAGGTGCCGCTGAAGTCCGGTGGCTACCTGGTGATCGACCAGACCGAGGCGATGACCACGATCGACGTCAATACCGGCTCGTTCCTGGGCCAGCGCAACCTGGAAGAGACGGTGTTCCGCACCAACCTGGAGGCCGCGCAGGCGGTGGCCAGGCAGCTGCGCCTGCGCAACCTGGGCGGCATCATCATCATCGACTTCATCGACATGGATGATGCCGAGCATCGCCGCCAGGTGCTGCGTACCCTGGAGAAGGCGCTGGCCCGCGACCACGCCAAGACCACGGTGTACGACTTCTCGCCGCTGGGGCTGGTGGAGATGACCCGCAAGCGCACGGTGGAAAGCCTGGAACGCCAGCTGTCGGAAACCTGCCCGCAGTGCAGTGGCCGCGGCACCATCAAGACCACCGAAACGGTGACCTACGAGATCTTCCGCGAGATCACCCGTGCGGTGCGTCAGTTCGATGCCGCGCGCCTGCTGGTGATCGCTTCCAGCAAGGTGGTGGCGCGGATCACCGATGAGGAATCCACGGCCGTGGCCGAGCTGGAGGAGTTCCTTGGCAAGAGCATCCGCTTCCAGGCGGATGAGCAGTACCTGCAGGAGCAGTTCGATGTTGTTCTGCTCTGA
- a CDS encoding TonB family protein yields the protein MVRTYPVVPLHFDPARVAAWSAAIALHLLAFLMLLIPATYQAVTALPRDQTTIRFIPKEEPKPPETAPLPPKPEKVEVVQKQQAVPVPPTLPAPTATVEEAQGIILPAAEPTAVQAAAPIAPSTPLAGAQLQYRSNPPPSYPIQALRNHEQGTVLLRVEVDPSGQPVNVSIERSSGSRSLDQAARQQVLRHWRFVPAERDGVAVPAIGMVPVQFSLPD from the coding sequence ATGGTTCGTACGTATCCCGTAGTACCCCTGCACTTCGATCCCGCCCGCGTTGCCGCCTGGAGTGCGGCCATCGCCCTGCATCTGCTTGCGTTCCTGATGTTGCTGATTCCGGCGACCTACCAGGCCGTCACCGCACTTCCTCGCGACCAGACCACGATCAGGTTCATTCCCAAGGAAGAGCCAAAGCCGCCGGAGACCGCCCCCCTGCCGCCCAAGCCTGAAAAGGTGGAGGTGGTGCAGAAGCAGCAGGCCGTTCCGGTCCCGCCAACACTGCCAGCGCCCACCGCGACCGTCGAAGAGGCCCAGGGCATCATCCTGCCGGCCGCCGAGCCGACAGCGGTGCAGGCGGCGGCGCCGATCGCCCCGTCCACGCCACTGGCCGGCGCCCAGCTGCAGTACCGCAGCAACCCGCCGCCAAGCTACCCGATCCAGGCGCTGCGCAACCACGAGCAGGGCACGGTGCTGCTGCGGGTGGAAGTGGACCCCAGTGGCCAGCCGGTGAATGTCAGCATCGAACGCAGCAGCGGCTCGCGCAGCCTGGACCAGGCCGCTCGGCAGCAGGTGCTGCGCCACTGGCGTTTCGTGCCGGCCGAGCGTGATGGCGTGGCCGTTCCGGCCATCGGCATGGTGCCCGTGCAGTTCTCCCTGCCCGACTGA
- a CDS encoding SIMPL domain-containing protein: MRRTATPLLLALSLALGASMTAHADPSSPSIAAPAEGTLLNISANAEATRVPDVATLSAGVVTQAADGNSAMRQNAQQMDKVLAAIKAAGIAERDVQTSGVSLNPQYRYADNEAPKITGYQASNTVSLKVRDIAKLGKVLDALAAQGANQINGPQFEIDQPEPVYDEARLAALKKAQARAQTYAKSLGLQVRRIVSISENAGGGFRPMPMMRAQAAGMAMDKATPVAPGESTVSVNLDVVFELGR, translated from the coding sequence ATGCGCCGCACCGCCACCCCGCTGCTGCTTGCCCTGTCCCTCGCTCTTGGAGCTTCGATGACCGCTCATGCCGACCCGTCGTCGCCGTCGATCGCCGCCCCGGCCGAAGGCACGCTGCTGAACATCTCGGCCAACGCCGAAGCCACCCGCGTGCCGGACGTGGCCACCCTGTCGGCCGGCGTGGTCACCCAGGCCGCCGACGGCAACAGCGCCATGCGCCAGAACGCCCAGCAGATGGACAAGGTACTGGCCGCGATCAAAGCCGCCGGCATCGCCGAGCGCGACGTGCAGACCAGCGGCGTCAGCCTCAACCCGCAGTACCGTTATGCCGACAACGAAGCACCGAAGATCACCGGCTACCAGGCCAGCAACACCGTCAGCCTGAAGGTCCGCGACATCGCCAAGCTCGGCAAGGTGCTGGACGCGCTGGCCGCGCAGGGGGCCAACCAGATCAACGGCCCGCAGTTCGAGATCGACCAGCCCGAACCGGTCTATGACGAAGCCCGCCTGGCGGCACTGAAGAAGGCCCAGGCCCGCGCCCAGACCTATGCGAAGTCGCTTGGCCTGCAGGTGCGCCGCATTGTCAGCATCTCCGAGAACGCCGGTGGCGGTTTCCGCCCGATGCCGATGATGCGTGCGCAGGCCGCCGGCATGGCCATGGACAAGGCCACCCCGGTCGCCCCGGGTGAGTCGACCGTCTCGGTGAATCTGGACGTGGTGTTCGAACTGGGCCGCTGA